A single region of the bacterium genome encodes:
- the fmt gene encoding methionyl-tRNA formyltransferase, whose amino-acid sequence MKIVFFGTPDFAATILEKLVKNNFKPVLVVTSQDKPIGRRQELTPPSVKIEAQKYGLPVLQPESFDIPEFRQVLFNSQPDFIVLAAFGPPFLDKKILNIPKYGCLNVHPSLLPKYRGASPIPQAILNGEKETGVTIIRMSEKIDQGDILSQEKLEILPVDTALTLTNKLAGLGGSLLVKTISALVGSGIFPRPQGESPTPYCPQLKKEDGRINWDCPADYIERQTRAFDPWPGTYTFFEKKILKILKTHVITDRMSDISSHAINENEPERKAGFVFLTRDGKLAVQAQKGSLVVEILQLEGKKPVPVQDFLRGHRDIVGATLE is encoded by the coding sequence ATGAAGATTGTTTTTTTCGGAACGCCGGATTTTGCGGCCACTATTTTAGAGAAACTTGTCAAAAATAATTTCAAGCCGGTTTTGGTTGTGACTTCTCAGGATAAACCCATTGGTCGCCGGCAGGAGCTAACTCCCCCGTCGGTCAAGATTGAAGCGCAAAAATACGGCCTTCCGGTTTTGCAGCCGGAATCTTTTGACATTCCCGAATTCCGCCAGGTCCTTTTTAATTCTCAACCAGACTTTATTGTTTTGGCCGCTTTTGGCCCGCCTTTCTTGGACAAAAAGATTTTGAATATCCCAAAGTACGGTTGCCTCAACGTTCATCCCTCTCTTTTGCCAAAGTACCGGGGCGCCTCCCCTATTCCCCAGGCGATTTTAAATGGCGAAAAGGAAACCGGAGTGACTATTATCAGAATGTCGGAAAAAATCGACCAGGGCGACATCCTTTCTCAGGAAAAATTGGAGATTTTGCCGGTAGACACGGCTTTAACACTAACAAATAAACTGGCTGGTTTGGGCGGCAGCCTTTTGGTGAAAACCATTTCTGCTCTGGTTGGAAGCGGGATTTTTCCCCGGCCCCAAGGAGAATCCCCTACGCCCTATTGCCCCCAGCTTAAAAAAGAAGACGGTAGAATTAACTGGGATTGTCCGGCCGACTACATTGAAAGGCAGACCAGAGCTTTTGATCCCTGGCCGGGAACTTATACGTTTTTTGAAAAAAAGATCTTGAAAATCCTGAAAACCCATGTTATAACGGACAGAATGTCCGATATATCGTCGCACGCTATAAATGAGAATGAACCGGAGAGAAAAGCAGGTTTTGTTTTTTTGACCAGAGACGGCAAGTTGGCGGTTCAGGCCCAGAAAGGCTCTTTGGTTGTCGAGATTCTGCAGCTCGAAGGGAAAAAGCCCGTGCCCGTCCAAGACTTTTTAAGGGGACACCGGGACATTGTCGGTGCCACCCTGGAATAG
- a CDS encoding Mur ligase domain-containing protein, whose protein sequence is MRVHFIGIGGIGVSALARYYLSQGHQVSGSDLAESEITKALEKLGARVRIGKHNPQCLTPEVKQLPDLVIYSPAVQPNNPELKAAKEWRIKRQSYPEALGKLTKQYFTIAVCGTHGKGTTTAMISLILIKAGLDPTVIIGTKLKEFGDSNFRLGKKFGYKILNTKYKILVIEADEYASSFLNYWPQIIVLTTIDKDHLDYFKTLGNIIKTFRKFVGHLPKHGWLVTNINEKTIFFTAVKNTVLFDRKLKEAEKLRKILKIPGEHIVADALAALSVARILKIPDKTSFQALSEYRGAWRRFEERTIKLKTINYKLISDYAHHPKEIEVTLKAVREKYPKKKIFCVFQPHQYQRTYYLFKDFVKVLAAAPINKLILAPIYSVAGRESQAIKKKVDSQKLAVAVQQILDTKYDIRNTKIFYIPTARKIVTYLKKNLTGNEVLVIMGAGDIYNLSLLLTGKTEKKKMKLHAQARGIFSATGFLPRLRVERNPAPSR, encoded by the coding sequence ATGAGAGTTCACTTCATTGGCATTGGCGGCATCGGCGTTTCAGCTCTAGCCAGATATTATCTTTCACAAGGCCACCAGGTTTCAGGGTCTGATTTGGCTGAGTCTGAAATAACCAAGGCCTTAGAAAAATTAGGAGCCAGAGTTCGAATCGGCAAACACAACCCCCAATGTTTAACCCCTGAGGTTAAACAGTTGCCGGATTTGGTGATTTACAGCCCGGCGGTTCAACCAAACAACCCAGAGTTAAAAGCGGCGAAGGAATGGAGGATTAAGCGCCAATCATATCCCGAAGCGCTTGGCAAGCTGACTAAACAATACTTTACCATTGCCGTCTGCGGCACTCACGGCAAAGGCACGACCACCGCGATGATTTCTTTGATCCTGATAAAGGCCGGCCTTGACCCGACCGTGATCATCGGCACAAAACTAAAAGAATTCGGCGATAGTAACTTCCGCCTTGGGAAAAAATTCGGATACAAGATACTAAATACTAAATACAAAATACTCGTCATCGAAGCCGATGAATACGCCTCTTCTTTTTTGAACTACTGGCCCCAAATCATCGTTCTGACAACGATTGATAAAGACCACTTGGATTACTTTAAAACCTTAGGCAATATTATCAAGACTTTCAGAAAATTCGTCGGGCATTTGCCAAAACATGGCTGGCTGGTAACAAACATAAATGAGAAAACCATCTTTTTCACGGCCGTGAAAAACACGGTATTATTTGATAGAAAATTGAAAGAAGCAGAAAAACTAAGAAAAATACTGAAAATACCTGGCGAACATATAGTTGCTGATGCTTTGGCAGCCCTTTCAGTTGCCAGAATCTTAAAAATCCCGGACAAAACCAGCTTTCAGGCGTTAAGCGAATATCGCGGCGCCTGGCGCCGCTTTGAAGAAAGAACTATTAAACTAAAAACTATAAACTATAAACTAATTTCCGACTACGCCCATCACCCAAAAGAAATCGAAGTCACTCTTAAAGCTGTTAGGGAAAAATATCCGAAAAAGAAAATCTTTTGCGTTTTCCAGCCTCACCAATATCAAAGGACATATTATTTGTTCAAAGATTTTGTCAAAGTTTTGGCTGCGGCTCCTATTAATAAGCTCATTTTGGCGCCAATTTACAGCGTGGCTGGCCGCGAAAGCCAGGCTATTAAAAAGAAAGTCGATTCTCAAAAGCTCGCCGTCGCCGTCCAACAAATACTAGATACAAAATACGATATACGAAATACAAAGATCTTTTATATTCCGACTGCCCGAAAAATTGTCACTTACTTAAAGAAAAACCTGACAGGCAACGAAGTTCTGGTTATCATGGGGGCAGGGGATATCTATAACTTATCGCTTTTATTGACAGGCAAAACAGAAAAGAAGAAAATGAAGCTCCACGCGCAAGCGCGTGGTATCTTCTCCGCTACGGGATTCCTCCCACGCTTACGCGTGGAGCGGAATCCCGCACCGTCCCGCTAA
- the thpR gene encoding RNA 2',3'-cyclic phosphodiesterase, whose amino-acid sequence MGHRIFIAVNFPKDVKESLNRTRDEFPELPCRWTKKENLHLTLLFLGYASDEELLETCEIVRKTCSIHKPFVFELNRISYGPPGNPEKKQGLHGAGKLPRMVWASGKAVKELSALRQDLENSLFEKVVKDSKDNQFSPHVTLARIKQWQFREMELEEIPEIDKEISLKIPVESIEVMESELAKEGPEYSILESCPLSS is encoded by the coding sequence ATGGGACACAGAATTTTTATCGCCGTCAACTTCCCAAAAGACGTCAAGGAAAGCCTGAACAGAACCAGAGACGAGTTTCCGGAACTGCCCTGCAGGTGGACAAAGAAGGAGAACCTCCATTTAACGCTCTTGTTCTTAGGGTACGCCAGCGACGAAGAACTCCTGGAAACCTGCGAAATCGTCAGGAAAACTTGCTCAATACACAAACCTTTTGTCTTTGAGCTGAACAGGATCTCTTACGGACCGCCGGGGAATCCCGAAAAGAAGCAAGGCCTCCACGGGGCAGGAAAGCTGCCGCGTATGGTCTGGGCGAGCGGAAAAGCAGTCAAAGAGCTTTCTGCTCTTCGGCAGGACTTAGAAAACTCCCTTTTTGAAAAAGTGGTGAAAGACTCCAAAGACAATCAATTTTCTCCCCACGTCACTCTGGCCAGAATCAAACAATGGCAGTTCCGGGAAATGGAATTGGAAGAAATTCCGGAAATCGACAAGGAAATTTCTCTGAAAATCCCGGTTGAATCAATTGAAGTCATGGAAAGCGAGCTGGCAAAAGAAGGGCCGGAATATTCAATTCTTGAAAGCTGTCCGCTCTCAAGCTAA
- a CDS encoding MGMT family protein, producing the protein MSSNRIEVKKEIVEKERLFNKIRKVVARIPKGKVTTYGAIARFLGLRDSRLVGYALWGNQDSKIPCHRVVKKDGSLAKDYSLGGWQEQKRRLEKEGVKFLKENQANLKKHYWQPR; encoded by the coding sequence GTGAGTTCGAATCGTATAGAAGTAAAGAAGGAGATTGTGGAAAAGGAACGTTTATTTAACAAAATCAGAAAAGTTGTGGCCAGAATTCCTAAGGGCAAAGTAACGACTTACGGGGCGATCGCTAGATTTTTAGGGTTGCGAGACAGCCGGTTAGTAGGCTACGCTCTTTGGGGAAACCAAGATTCTAAAATTCCTTGCCACAGGGTGGTTAAAAAAGACGGTTCTCTGGCCAAAGACTATTCTCTCGGCGGCTGGCAAGAGCAGAAACGAAGATTAGAAAAAGAAGGAGTAAAGTTCTTGAAGGAAAATCAGGCAAACCTTAAAAAACATTATTGGCAGCCCCGTTAG
- a CDS encoding carboxypeptidase M32, translated as MTKWEELLLLLKEVAYYGHTLSLFDADRETMLPNNAGPGRDEIKAFMAGKAAEMFTRPEIGEVLAQLASVTDLDPGRANLVRMIERGYTRAKAVPLHLVSALAKATSQAHRDWTQAKDRANFDVFLPSLRQVLNLAKERASALGSGHHPYDDLAPDFEPGITAEETKRVLFPLRQPLTDLVRRIAEAKPVDESCIQGFFAPDRQEIFSRLILARMGFDFGSGRLIAVPGHPMTITVGPNDIRLTTKIKPNDIKICLFGTMHEGGHGLYCQGAASDFDWLWFDIGGLAYSMATHESQSRFWENVVGRSMAFWEYFFPFLKAIMPEFQEVPLDAFWKAINASKPSLIRTEADEVTYGLHILLRFELELALLSGELDPADLPAAWNAKMKEYLGITPENDAVGCLQDVHWSVGYIGYFPSYLLGNLMTAMIRERMETDMSLTAEIGSGKLLAVKAWLKDHIHDWGMAYEMPALVRSLTGEDLNPGPYLAYLEEKYSQVYNL; from the coding sequence ATGACTAAATGGGAAGAATTACTACTTCTCTTGAAAGAGGTGGCCTATTACGGCCACACCCTGTCCCTCTTTGACGCAGACAGGGAAACTATGCTGCCAAACAATGCCGGCCCCGGGCGCGACGAAATCAAGGCTTTCATGGCAGGAAAAGCAGCCGAAATGTTCACCCGGCCGGAAATCGGAGAAGTGCTGGCTCAATTGGCCAGCGTTACCGATCTTGACCCAGGCCGCGCCAATCTTGTCCGGATGATTGAGCGAGGCTATACGCGAGCCAAGGCAGTTCCGCTACATCTCGTCAGCGCCCTTGCCAAGGCCACCTCCCAGGCCCATCGTGATTGGACACAAGCTAAAGATAGAGCCAACTTCGACGTCTTTCTGCCCAGCTTGAGGCAAGTCCTTAACCTGGCCAAAGAAAGAGCCAGCGCATTGGGCTCTGGACATCACCCGTACGACGACCTCGCACCCGACTTTGAGCCTGGCATAACAGCGGAGGAAACGAAGAGAGTCCTATTTCCGCTGCGACAGCCTCTGACTGACCTGGTCAGAAGGATTGCTGAGGCGAAGCCAGTGGACGAATCCTGTATACAGGGATTCTTTGCGCCCGACCGCCAGGAAATATTCAGCCGGCTCATCCTGGCTCGCATGGGATTTGATTTCGGGTCCGGCAGACTGATCGCCGTTCCTGGCCATCCAATGACCATCACTGTCGGCCCCAACGACATCCGGCTCACAACCAAGATCAAACCCAACGACATAAAGATCTGCCTTTTTGGCACCATGCACGAGGGAGGACACGGCCTCTACTGCCAAGGGGCAGCCTCTGACTTTGACTGGCTCTGGTTTGACATCGGCGGCCTTGCTTACTCCATGGCCACGCATGAGTCCCAGTCGCGGTTCTGGGAAAACGTCGTCGGCCGCAGCATGGCTTTCTGGGAATACTTCTTCCCGTTCCTCAAAGCCATCATGCCGGAGTTCCAAGAGGTGCCGCTGGACGCCTTTTGGAAAGCGATCAATGCTTCCAAACCCTCGCTCATCAGGACGGAGGCGGACGAGGTTACATACGGCCTCCATATCCTTCTGAGATTTGAATTGGAGCTTGCTTTGCTTTCCGGCGAACTGGACCCTGCTGACCTGCCTGCGGCCTGGAACGCCAAAATGAAAGAATATCTTGGAATCACGCCCGAGAATGACGCCGTGGGTTGTCTCCAGGATGTGCACTGGTCGGTCGGCTACATCGGCTACTTTCCTTCCTATTTGCTGGGCAACCTGATGACTGCCATGATCCGCGAAAGGATGGAAACCGACATGAGCCTCACGGCTGAAATCGGGTCAGGGAAACTCTTGGCCGTCAAAGCGTGGCTGAAAGATCATATCCACGACTGGGGCATGGCTTACGAAATGCCAGCCCTGGTCAGAAGTCTGACCGGGGAAGATCTGAATCCCGGTCCCTATCTGGCATACTTGGAGGAAAAGTACAGCCAAGTCTACAATCTCTAG
- a CDS encoding AMMECR1 domain-containing protein — protein sequence MNIAKLARIAVETYIREGKVADIPKNLPEEFLMEKAGVFVSIFRSPRGTDAEQKRGTDAEKELRGCVGTYLPVRENIAQETIHNAVASASQDPRFSPVSKEDLGQLSYSVYILGEPKQMERLEELDPKKYGIIVKARDFPSKTGLLLPGLKGIDSVDAQIYIASQKAGIDLKKEEILIYRFEVEKYHD from the coding sequence ATGAACATAGCCAAATTAGCGAGAATAGCGGTTGAAACATATATTAGAGAGGGCAAGGTTGCAGATATTCCGAAAAACCTTCCGGAGGAATTCTTGATGGAAAAAGCCGGGGTTTTCGTGTCGATCTTTCGATCTCCACGCGGAACTGACGCTGAACAAAAACGCGGAACCGACGCTGAAAAAGAATTACGAGGTTGTGTCGGCACTTATTTGCCTGTCAGAGAAAACATTGCCCAGGAAACGATCCATAACGCCGTTGCTTCGGCCAGCCAGGATCCCAGGTTTTCTCCGGTCTCAAAAGAAGACTTAGGCCAGCTTTCTTACTCCGTTTATATCCTGGGAGAACCGAAACAAATGGAAAGGCTTGAAGAACTCGATCCGAAAAAGTATGGTATTATAGTGAAGGCCAGAGATTTTCCTTCAAAAACCGGACTTTTGCTCCCCGGCCTTAAGGGCATTGACAGCGTTGACGCCCAGATTTATATCGCCTCCCAGAAAGCTGGCATTGACCTCAAAAAAGAAGAAATCTTAATTTACCGGTTCGAAGTCGAAAAATACCATGACTGA
- a CDS encoding elongation factor P, translating to MLGYFDLRRGIQFIYEGQPYEVLDFNQMKKAQREGIAQVKMRNLITGKVIEQGFHSSDHFEEADLQRLRAKYLYNHRGRFFFSEEKDSSKRLELSQEQVGQGSRFLKAGQVIDTIIFEEKIITVSLPIKVQLKVTEAPPGVQGDRAQGGVKSAVLETGASINVPLFIEEGDLIEVNTETGEYAKRANE from the coding sequence ATGTTGGGTTATTTCGATTTAAGAAGAGGCATCCAGTTCATTTATGAAGGCCAGCCTTACGAGGTTTTAGATTTCAACCAGATGAAAAAAGCCCAGCGAGAAGGAATTGCCCAAGTGAAAATGAGAAACTTAATTACCGGCAAGGTTATTGAGCAGGGTTTCCATTCGAGCGATCACTTTGAGGAGGCCGATCTCCAGAGATTGAGGGCAAAGTATCTTTACAATCACCGGGGCAGGTTTTTCTTTTCCGAAGAGAAAGATTCGAGCAAGAGGCTTGAGTTGAGTCAAGAACAAGTTGGCCAGGGATCAAGGTTTCTGAAGGCCGGGCAAGTCATTGACACCATCATCTTTGAAGAAAAGATTATCACCGTTTCTTTGCCGATCAAAGTCCAGTTAAAAGTGACCGAAGCCCCTCCGGGCGTTCAGGGCGATCGGGCCCAGGGCGGAGTCAAGTCAGCCGTTTTGGAAACCGGAGCCTCCATTAATGTTCCCCTATTCATTGAAGAAGGAGATCTTATTGAAGTCAACACCGAAACAGGAGAATATGCCAAGAGAGCAAATGAATAA
- a CDS encoding YerC/YecD family TrpR-related protein, producing MARYSQITNQEKQELLSDFCEALAVLKTADEAMKFLTDLLGRQEIIALAKRIKIAKLLLASKDYREIARLLKVSHATIAKVSQWLMESGEGFKLVAERTKDKKRKQITGSAELRKIEWDNFKKGHPLMFWPELLIKDVIKTMDRKQKDKIKAALAKIDYKSSLYRRINRLLK from the coding sequence ATGGCTAGATATTCGCAAATTACTAATCAAGAAAAACAAGAATTACTTAGCGATTTCTGCGAAGCCTTAGCAGTTTTAAAAACTGCCGACGAGGCAATGAAATTTCTTACCGATCTGCTAGGGCGTCAGGAAATTATCGCTTTGGCAAAAAGAATAAAAATCGCTAAACTTCTCTTAGCCAGCAAAGATTACCGCGAAATAGCGCGCCTTCTAAAAGTGAGCCATGCTACGATTGCCAAGGTGAGCCAGTGGTTGATGGAGTCGGGTGAGGGCTTTAAGCTGGTGGCGGAGAGGACAAAAGACAAGAAACGCAAGCAAATTACCGGTTCTGCCGAATTGAGAAAGATAGAGTGGGATAATTTTAAAAAGGGTCATCCTCTGATGTTCTGGCCTGAGTTATTGATCAAGGATGTTATTAAAACAATGGATAGAAAACAAAAAGATAAAATAAAAGCGGCGTTGGCTAAAATTGATTATAAATCAAGCCTGTATAGGCGGATTAATCGTTTGCTGAAATAG
- a CDS encoding peptidylprolyl isomerase, with product MGKNKLVKTVLILAFFFAAGALSWRALNQEPQNNQPENTPKNMNIVKIKTNMGEIRIQTYDDDAPKTVENFIKLVEKNFYDNLTFHRVVKDFVIQGGDPNGDGTGGPGYTFEDELNPETESYQTGYKKGVVAMANAGPNTNGSQFFIVLKDASLPHLYTIFGKVISGQEVVDEIGEVLVGPNDRPLTPVVMESVTVEK from the coding sequence ATGGGAAAAAACAAACTTGTTAAAACAGTCCTGATCCTCGCCTTCTTTTTTGCTGCCGGCGCTTTAAGCTGGCGAGCTTTGAATCAGGAGCCGCAAAATAATCAACCGGAAAACACGCCAAAAAACATGAACATCGTCAAAATCAAGACCAATATGGGCGAAATCAGGATTCAAACCTATGATGACGACGCCCCGAAAACCGTTGAGAATTTTATCAAACTCGTCGAGAAAAACTTTTACGACAACCTGACTTTCCACCGGGTCGTTAAAGACTTTGTCATCCAGGGCGGAGATCCCAATGGCGACGGCACCGGCGGCCCGGGCTATACTTTTGAAGACGAACTGAATCCCGAAACCGAATCCTACCAGACCGGCTACAAAAAAGGAGTGGTGGCGATGGCCAACGCCGGCCCAAATACCAACGGCAGCCAGTTTTTCATCGTCCTCAAAGACGCTTCTTTGCCGCATCTCTACACTATTTTCGGCAAAGTAATTTCAGGACAGGAAGTGGTCGATGAAATCGGAGAAGTCCTGGTCGGACCAAATGATAGACCTCTGACGCCGGTAGTTATGGAAAGCGTCACCGTCGAGAAATAA
- a CDS encoding PH domain-containing protein: MDQIYCKEGTLCHQYPLEKRKIIKDLIKPFLGMGTITSVIISGLMVVWILGQMGPEEISKFGPNELKSFLALLFILSAALLGSYVLDRLNYRSVFYDIKDNMLIIKSGLFSRKEIIVPLTKVQDVYLDQDIGNRIFKLYDIRFSLNLAGSYLQARIDGLNATNAAALKEKAVEEIRRASSQNKKPAPRDYTGQEILSYRYPREKRVIAKRISGRSETYLIFFGWLAWALMIISPSASKGALNLPIVLFAAFPLVFFGVYLLAKLLREKSSYSSYFYDLTQDKNIIIRQGTTKKQETSVPLSRIQAIYISRDILDRFLKIHSVNFATPESNSGIDGFNLANANAFVSLLIEELNNVSD, encoded by the coding sequence ATGGATCAAATATATTGCAAAGAAGGGACTCTTTGCCATCAGTATCCGCTGGAGAAAAGAAAAATCATTAAGGATCTTATCAAGCCTTTTCTGGGAATGGGTACGATAACCTCGGTGATAATATCTGGCCTGATGGTCGTCTGGATATTAGGGCAAATGGGACCGGAAGAGATATCCAAATTCGGCCCTAACGAGTTAAAGTCTTTCCTCGCCCTTCTTTTCATATTGAGTGCTGCGCTGCTGGGAAGTTATGTTTTGGACCGGCTCAATTACCGCTCTGTGTTTTACGATATCAAAGACAACATGCTTATTATTAAAAGCGGTTTGTTTTCAAGAAAAGAAATTATTGTGCCTCTAACAAAAGTTCAAGATGTCTATCTTGACCAAGATATTGGAAACAGGATTTTTAAACTCTATGACATCCGGTTTTCGCTTAATCTTGCCGGTTCTTATCTGCAAGCACGCATTGATGGCTTGAACGCCACAAACGCCGCCGCTTTAAAAGAAAAGGCGGTCGAAGAAATCAGACGGGCGTCAAGCCAAAACAAAAAACCCGCGCCTCGAGACTATACCGGACAAGAAATTTTGAGTTATCGCTACCCGCGAGAAAAACGGGTAATTGCCAAGAGAATATCTGGCCGATCAGAGACATATTTGATATTTTTCGGCTGGCTCGCCTGGGCTTTGATGATAATTTCTCCTTCGGCAAGCAAGGGGGCACTGAATTTACCTATCGTTTTGTTCGCCGCCTTTCCGCTAGTCTTTTTTGGCGTTTATTTACTCGCCAAATTGTTAAGGGAAAAATCGTCCTACAGCTCATATTTTTACGACCTGACACAAGATAAAAACATAATCATTCGCCAGGGAACGACCAAAAAACAAGAAACTTCCGTACCCTTGTCTAGAATCCAGGCAATTTACATCAGCCGAGATATTTTAGACCGGTTTCTCAAGATTCACAGCGTCAATTTTGCCACGCCAGAATCGAATAGCGGCATCGACGGATTCAACTTGGCCAACGCCAATGCCTTTGTCAGTCTTTTAATTGAAGAGTTGAATAACGTTTCCGATTAG
- a CDS encoding non-canonical purine NTP pyrophosphatase, which yields MRLCFVTSSENKLKEAESILGFKIDKVNLDIKEIQSLDVEEIVKDKAEKAFDLARKPVMVEDTGFYIEAWKGFPGALIKWVLKTLGNDGLCRLLQDKNRTVIAKTCVCLYNGKESMVFCGEIRGKMPEKPLGQNGFGWDPIFMPQGLTKTFAQITPEEKDRISMRKIALVKMKDFLDKNPSSLN from the coding sequence ATGCGGCTCTGTTTTGTCACTTCAAGCGAAAATAAACTCAAGGAAGCGGAAAGCATCTTGGGCTTTAAAATCGACAAAGTCAATTTGGATATCAAAGAAATCCAGAGCCTTGACGTTGAAGAAATAGTCAAAGACAAGGCTGAAAAAGCGTTTGATCTGGCAAGAAAACCGGTGATGGTTGAAGACACCGGTTTTTATATTGAAGCGTGGAAAGGCTTTCCCGGAGCTTTGATCAAATGGGTTCTCAAAACTCTGGGAAACGACGGTCTTTGCCGGCTTCTCCAGGATAAAAATCGGACAGTCATAGCTAAAACCTGCGTTTGCCTGTATAACGGCAAAGAATCAATGGTCTTTTGCGGGGAAATTAGGGGCAAGATGCCGGAAAAACCTCTGGGCCAGAACGGCTTTGGCTGGGATCCGATTTTCATGCCCCAGGGGCTTACTAAAACCTTTGCCCAAATAACCCCGGAAGAAAAGGACAGAATATCGATGCGCAAAATCGCCCTCGTCAAGATGAAAGATTTCCTGGACAAAAATCCGAGTTCCCTAAATTAG
- the amrS gene encoding AmmeMemoRadiSam system radical SAM enzyme: MREALVYEKLKEGLVRCQVCQRRCLVAEGKTGFCLTKRNKGGKLVSLNYGLIRGVQLDPIEKKPFYHFRPGAWVPSIGNFGCNFRCKQCLNWWCSWGEPAQILLRKILAGEPAEIIKPEQLISDFKKAGYKSIAFTYNEPVVWAEYVLDASKLAKQEGFFTVFVTNGSWTKETLDKIGKFIDAANIDFKGFSDKTYSKMGAFFGQVPEMAKYAQEKHKIFIEITTLLIPGINDGKEELEEMTRWMVKHLGPKTPWHLSRFDPDLAPDKSFQALPQTSVKDLDKAAAIGKKSGLKFIYIWAPGQNLPGGLYAQGNTFCPKCGQLAIERTAWQPKLVGIDKNGCCSNCQEDLNVKL; this comes from the coding sequence ATGAGAGAAGCTTTAGTTTACGAAAAACTGAAAGAAGGTTTGGTCCGCTGTCAGGTTTGCCAGAGGCGGTGTTTGGTTGCAGAGGGCAAGACCGGCTTTTGCTTGACAAAGAGAAATAAAGGCGGAAAACTAGTCAGCCTGAATTACGGCCTGATCCGAGGAGTCCAATTGGACCCGATTGAGAAAAAGCCTTTTTACCATTTCCGTCCGGGCGCCTGGGTTCCTTCGATCGGAAACTTTGGCTGCAATTTTAGGTGCAAGCAGTGCCTGAACTGGTGGTGCTCCTGGGGCGAGCCCGCCCAAATTTTGCTCCGCAAAATTCTGGCGGGTGAACCGGCTGAAATAATTAAACCAGAGCAGCTTATATCTGATTTTAAAAAAGCCGGTTACAAAAGTATTGCTTTCACTTACAACGAGCCGGTTGTCTGGGCAGAATACGTTTTAGACGCTTCAAAGCTGGCAAAACAGGAAGGTTTTTTTACCGTCTTTGTCACCAACGGCTCCTGGACTAAGGAAACCTTAGATAAGATCGGCAAGTTCATTGACGCCGCCAACATCGATTTCAAAGGCTTTTCTGATAAGACTTACAGCAAAATGGGCGCTTTTTTCGGGCAGGTTCCCGAGATGGCAAAGTACGCCCAGGAAAAACACAAAATCTTTATTGAGATTACCACTCTCTTGATTCCTGGAATCAACGACGGCAAGGAAGAGTTGGAAGAAATGACAAGATGGATGGTAAAGCACTTGGGCCCAAAGACTCCCTGGCATCTAAGCCGTTTTGACCCGGATCTTGCTCCCGACAAAAGCTTTCAGGCCCTGCCCCAGACTTCGGTTAAAGATTTAGACAAGGCTGCGGCCATCGGCAAGAAGTCGGGATTGAAGTTTATCTATATCTGGGCGCCGGGTCAGAATTTACCCGGAGGCCTCTATGCCCAGGGCAATACCTTTTGTCCGAAGTGCGGCCAGCTGGCGATAGAAAGAACTGCCTGGCAGCCAAAGCTGGTTGGCATAGACAAAAATGGCTGTTGCTCAAATTGCCAAGAGGATTTAAATGTTAAATTATAA
- a CDS encoding class III extradiol dioxygenase subunit B-like domain-containing protein, which translates to MLNYNSMISFACFSPHPPLLLPYIGSIDDRIKVKKTLQALESLAKQFKEAEIDEIVISSPHSDWGFNVPLYFLANNFKGKTTPYLLESEPPRFYFKEAEKLYRSKISNLKSKVALIASGDTSHCLKKDGPYGLHAEGPKFDRDLISYLKEKNIEKILSLAEIYPNAAECGLRSFSFILGILEASGIDWQSEILSYEGPLGVGYLVANFKLN; encoded by the coding sequence ATGTTAAATTATAATTCCATGATTTCCTTCGCCTGTTTTTCGCCTCATCCGCCGCTTCTGCTTCCCTACATCGGCTCTATTGACGACAGGATTAAGGTCAAAAAGACGCTCCAGGCCCTAGAGTCTTTGGCGAAACAATTTAAGGAAGCTGAAATAGACGAGATTGTCATTTCCTCTCCTCATTCTGACTGGGGCTTTAACGTTCCCCTTTATTTTTTAGCCAACAACTTTAAAGGAAAGACTACTCCTTACTTGCTGGAATCGGAACCTCCGAGGTTTTATTTCAAAGAAGCAGAAAAACTGTATAGATCTAAGATTTCTAATTTAAAGTCTAAGGTTGCCTTAATTGCCTCCGGGGATACCTCCCATTGTTTGAAAAAAGACGGTCCCTACGGCCTTCATGCCGAAGGCCCAAAATTTGACAGAGACTTGATCAGCTATTTGAAAGAGAAAAACATTGAAAAGATCTTAAGTCTAGCTGAGATTTATCCCAATGCCGCAGAATGCGGCTTGAGATCTTTTTCCTTTATCCTGGGCATTCTTGAAGCCTCTGGGATAGACTGGCAATCGGAGATCTTGTCCTACGAGGGTCCTTTGGGAGTCGGCTACCTCGTCGCCAATTTTAAACTTAATTGA